The DNA window GGTAAATGATTTTCACTATGAATCCAAGTGAGTGACCAACTCTTACCAGCTAATATGTTTTCTCCACTGTTCCTCTGGTACATCCCTCTGTGTGGCTAACAGGAGCAGCTAACAGGAGCAGCTAGCTGGACTGATACTGAGTAACCACAATGAGGAGACAGGAAAACCAGCCACCAAGGCCGACGGCAGGTTTGTAGAGTCCATTCATTGCCTCTTTGCCAACCTCTGCCATATCCAAACTAATTCTAagtcccaacagtcccctcatgaaaccacattttaattcactagatccagattttgaTTTGGATCTGTAATaacttacacacactcataaatatcagcccccTACATATGCCTGTTGTTTTCTTCAAGGtccatgaattactctctgAGAAATCGAGGAATATGTTTAAAAATGCTCACTCATagtgtgaaagaaagtgaaaaaagaaattgtaTGTATATTACACATATATcttgtatgcatgtgtttacCCACTGTCTCCACCAGGCCGCCTCCCTGTACCACTGTTTaaccagaagaaaagaaacagagttCCTTTGACATCTGCTCCTTCAGGGAATGAATTCTTCTCCCACAGTGAATACATGGCAAACACCAGCTCGGCTCCATCTCACAGCAGCACACCAGGTGAAGCAGTCACTCTCTTTAGGTTTCCAGTGTACTTCAGGGTGGTAGTATACCAAAAGAAACACCAGTGATTTTAAACAACACCTCACTGTgattgagatgttttttttcctacgTACCATGACTAGACAGTGTGAGGACATCTAAAAAGATCAACTGCATAAAGAAAAAGGACTGTAATGTCAAGTATCTCCCTTGGGATTAAGATACTCCCCAACAATGTAAGCTGCTGCACTATGTAAATGGActgtcaaagcactttataccaaagacacacaatcatacagttTTTCTATACTGCCCTGCTCTAACAAGCATCAGTTGCTTATCACCATGGGCccttttggggttcagtatcttccCCATAGATACGCAAACTGGAAGAGTCAGGGTTCAAACCTCAAACGTCCTGATCTGTGACCTGCTTTACCCCAATTAGCCACAGCTGTACTCTTTCTCAGGTACCTATGGGTGTTATCAGGCTTCAGGTTCGTCATCTGGTGCCTCACAAAGTGACCAGTGGAAGAAACAGGCTGTCCCACAATCAACTCTGTCTCAGCAGTTTGACAGCAACAGATCTGCTCCTGGACCTGCCCCTAAAATGACATCATATGCACCCATATCATATCCATATAAAAGTGGAAGCACAAGGTATTTTTTATTGAACTAAAGTGTGGTAGTCAGGTTTGACCCATTTTTGTTGGAAAATCCACAATGTCAGACCCATAAGCTGTTTAAGttggactgttttttttattttgattcttTATAAAATCATAGCCAACCAAACAGACACCTGAGAAACATGTGAGAAAGTTGAAAGAAATATGGGGGTCACCACTTTGTTTCCAGGAGCAACATGCAGCAAGCAAGCGATAGTTTGAGCCATGATTTTACTGTTCCTGAATACACAAGGAACAGAGAATGTGTATCTGACttgcacagacaaaaaacattgaCCTAAGAAATTCAGATGTTGTCATCTCAGAAAGTTTGACTGACATttggtgtttttaattttagattCTAATAAGTTAAAtaggtttattttcatttcagcacTAGGACGGGGCCGCTCAGTTACCCAGTCAGACAACAGGATTCCAGCTGCAGCGTTACTTCCAACCAATATCAAAGTCCTCCCAGCACTCAGCGTGCACAAAACAAGCCCACACCCAACACTGGGTTCTCCCATATGGGTCAGCAGCCGTCTTACAGACCATCCAATTCCATGCCACAGTACCCCCAACACTCTCgacccctgcctcctcctgtcCCACCTCCCAGCAAACCCCTAGCTCGTGCAGTGCAGCCACAAAACAACACCTGGAAATTTACTAACAGCTTTGGGCCTCAGAGTTCCCCCTCTGACGGAAAAAGAAGCTTGACTCAACCTCAGTCTGCACGACCAACTCAAACTCGGGTAAGAATAGATTTGGAAAATCTATACTAAATACACAAAGAAGTTTAAAGTTCATGATCCCTCATGATATTGTTTGTGATGAGTGTAGCATCTTTATTTGTGTGCAGCAGGAGGCATCTCCAATGAAACCAGCCAACGAGAACTCACTGAGGATCCTGACAGCAGTTATTGATGGCATGAGACACTGGAGCCAGTTTAAAGACAAAGTCCATTACCTGTTTGAGATATTTGGTCAGTTTACTACGAGTTGAAGGTGTTTTTGTTACGTACTATACTCTTAATTATGTTGGAAATATGGGTGCTGAGGGGGCCGCAGCAAGTTGGTAATAGTGGGTGAAATGTGTCTCAAAAATAACATCTGAGGCCGTAAAGTCAGGTTTACTGATTGTTTCCTTTTCtaaaagtattttaaagtaTTGTTGGTCATTCAGACTTGATCTAAGCACCCCCAACACTTACTGACTTCCAGCATCCCTGTGTACTCTAGCATTTTAAGCATCATTCATCTCACTGGCTGTTCTCCCTTAGCTACTCTTGACTCTGCAGTTACTGTGGGTCGCCATGGAGCCAAGACCTTCCTCATGAGAGATGGAAAGGATTCTGTGCAGTGTGTCTTCTATGAAACTGTGAGCAAAAATAAGTCTCGAGAGAAAAATTctaatgaatgaaacaaatgtttCCTAAGTTGATCGATGTTAATTTGCCCACGTTTACTTGCTCTGATCCATATTTTTAAGGGTGATAAATATGCACTATGGTTATACTGCATATTCACTGTacaagtaaagaaagaaaaaaggaattaCTAAAAAAGCAGCATTTCACAAATATTGCCAATAGAAAATCCAGCATTGCGATCTCACTTGAATTTACTCCTTTTCTGCATCTTGTCCAACAGGAGCAGAAACTGCCCCGTCTCATCCGTGGTCAAGTTCATCGCTGCGTGGGCAACTATGACCGCAGCAGAGACCTCCtcatgtgtgtgtccgtcaGGCCCGGCTTACCTTCAGAGCTGAGGAACGCCCATGAAGCAGTGAAAGCATCTGATACAGAAATGAGGATACTGATCAAATCATTCCATGAGGTCTGAGTAGGTATCTTAAGCTGTAGGAAAGGAAATAGTGTTTAATGAAGGTCCACGCAATTTGTTAAAAAGCATGTTTGAACACTTTTTGACCTGTAAGGGGCGATGTTGTCATAAGTTTTGCATTGTAACAGTTGAATTCCCTTACTTGTTAGTGGatagatgtttttgttttgttatttatttgtgaaatgGTAACTTACCCAGTGTTGATGGAAAGTAAAGCTTCTCTTTTTGTAAGTTCTGaagtattttttattacaaaGAAAAGTTCACAGAACAGCAGACATGGTTTAGAGGTGAATTCAGGTAAAGCAAACACGATGAGGTAATATCTCAAAATATATCTTTGAAAAACGGGGCAGTTAAGAATAACATGTGATATCAAGTACAGTTagtttatttacagttaaacatcacaatggaaaagaaaaacaatggtcTACTCTATCAGAAAACAGTTTCACCAGTGCTGAGACTTTACACACAATGGTCCAACGAATAAAGGGAACAAGTCCAGTGCAGTCACGCCAATCATTCCCACAGCTGAGCACAGTATGAGGTCCAATAAAATACCAAAATTTCTCTCCTGCCCTTTCAAATATGGCAACAGAATCACAGTCATTTTCTGAATTTCAGGATATGATTATGGGAAACCCAAATGTTTGGAATATTTAAAATTGTACCCATTGGCAGACTCCAAACcattattaaaacacaaatacgcacataaacacacactagaAAAGGGAGTCCAGCTTAATTAAATTGGCAGTGTACAGGGACAGTAAGTGATGTGGACAAATTGTCCTCAGAACATGACAGCAACGGTGCCAGCGCTCAAAAGGAGACGTGggttgacaaacaaacacaccaacacattttGCTTACATGAGGAGTTAATTATTTTAAGCCACGTTTTACACATGATGTGAGTAATGTGTCAGCTCAGCACAGATGACAACAGGCGATGCTCAATTTGTACAGCCACTTCCTCCAACACTTCCAATTCTAAATCACATAAGACAAGGATGCCAGGAATTAATCTGTTAGCTGCATGTCACAACCTTTTAATAAAGCGATTCAAGTGAAATAACGCTTTTAGAtaattggaaaaaaatatcTCAGGGCATAATTTGAATCCAAGTgcactgttttccttttttttttccttctctgtcaTTACCTCCAAGGATTAAAAGACATCTCTTCCCTCTCCGCCAGAGCATTTTTCTCAAGTTAATGAGATCATACTGCATCAAGTACACGAGAAACACTTCACCTCTGAGAGGAAAAATtataagaggaaaaagaaagacattcaATCACTTCACATAACAGGATCCACAGTTTTTCagcagaaaaagatgaaaacctGATAATTGTATTAAACATTTGTCTTGGTTATGTTAAAAGGCACAAGTTGGTCAGATCACATTTAAAATCTAGATCAATTGTTCTACCATTAACAAAGCCCATCTTTATCATGCATTTCTGATGAAATTCCTACAGCTCCCTGCCTTTTgcaatcttttgtttttttcctgaattAGTGTTAAGTATTGTAGTGTGTTGCAGGCAAAAAGTTGTTCATGTTAAACAAGCAAGtcacatcacacaaacaaatctggGGAGAAGGTTAACAAAAAGATGTCATATCAC is part of the Paralichthys olivaceus isolate ysfri-2021 chromosome 15, ASM2471397v2, whole genome shotgun sequence genome and encodes:
- the LOC109628626 gene encoding spermatogenesis-associated protein 22 isoform X2, producing the protein MRRQENQPPRPTAGRLPVPLFNQKKRNRVPLTSAPSGNEFFSHSEYMANTSSAPSHSSTPGTYGCYQASGSSSGASQSDQWKKQAVPQSTLSQQFDSNRSAPGPAPKMTSYAPISYPYKSGSTSTRTGPLSYPVRQQDSSCSVTSNQYQSPPSTQRAQNKPTPNTGFSHMGQQPSYRPSNSMPQYPQHSRPLPPPVPPPSKPLARAVQPQNNTWKFTNSFGPQSSPSDGKRSLTQPQSARPTQTREASPMKPANENSLRILTAVIDGMRHWSQFKDKVHYLFEIFATLDSAVTVGRHGAKTFLMRDGKDSVQCVFYETEQKLPRLIRGQVHRCVGNYDRSRDLLMCVSVRPGLPSELRNAHEAVKASDTEMRILIKSFHEV
- the LOC109628626 gene encoding spermatogenesis-associated protein 22 isoform X1, giving the protein MRRQENQPPRPTAGRLPVPLFNQKKRNRVPLTSAPSGNEFFSHSEYMANTSSAPSHSSTPGTYGCYQASGSSSGASQSDQWKKQAVPQSTLSQQFDSNRSAPGPAPKMTSYAPISYPYKSGSTSTRTGPLSYPVRQQDSSCSVTSNQYQSPPSTQRAQNKPTPNTGFSHMGQQPSYRPSNSMPQYPQHSRPLPPPVPPPSKPLARAVQPQNNTWKFTNSFGPQSSPSDGKRSLTQPQSARPTQTRQEASPMKPANENSLRILTAVIDGMRHWSQFKDKVHYLFEIFATLDSAVTVGRHGAKTFLMRDGKDSVQCVFYETEQKLPRLIRGQVHRCVGNYDRSRDLLMCVSVRPGLPSELRNAHEAVKASDTEMRILIKSFHEV